The genomic interval AACTAATGTTAAAAAATGTTATTTTTTGTAAGTAAATACCAATTGTTAACATTGCTAGATAATTTGCTAAAGACTTAAAGTAATTTGAGTAGGTAAAATAGGAAAAATGCCTTATTTTTACGCTATAATTATTTTAAACAAAAAAATCAAAATGGATTGGATTACAGCCAAAGAATTTGAAGATATAACCTATAAAAAATGTAATGGAGTAGCGAGAATAGCCTTTAACAGACCAAATGTTAGAAATGCTTTCCGTCCTAAAACTACTTCAGAATTATACCAAGCTTTTTATGATGCACAAGAGGATACTTCAATTGGAGTAGTTTTGCTTTCTGCTGAAGGTCCTTCGACTAAAGATGGAGTTTATTCTTTCTGTAGTGGTGGTGATCAAAATGCGCGCGGACATCAAGGATATGTTGGAGAAGACGGACAACATCGTTTGAATATTCTAGAAGTACAGCGTTTAATTCGTTTTATGCCAAAAGTTGTAATTGCTGTTGTTCCTGGCTGGGCTGTTGGTGGTGGACATAGTTTACACGTAGTTTGCGATATGACGCTTGCAAGTAAAGAACACGCTATTTTTAAACAAACAGATGCTGACGTAACAAGTTTTGACGGTGGTTACGGTTCGGCATATTTGGCTAAAATGGTCGGTCAGAAAAAAGCACGTGAAATTTTCTTTTTAGGTAGAAATTACTCTGCGCAAGAAGCTTTTGAAATGGGAATGGTAAATGCTGTAATTCCCCATGACGAATTAGAAGCTACCGCTTACGAATGGGCTCAAGAAATCCTTCAGAAATCGCCAACTTCTATAAAAATGCTGAAATTTGCCATGAACTTAACAGACGACGGAATGGTCGGACAACAAGTTTTTGCGGGAGAAGCAACTCGTTTAGCTTACATGACCGAAGAAGCTAAAGAAGGAAGAA from Flavobacterium sp. YJ01 carries:
- a CDS encoding 1,4-dihydroxy-2-naphthoyl-CoA synthase yields the protein MDWITAKEFEDITYKKCNGVARIAFNRPNVRNAFRPKTTSELYQAFYDAQEDTSIGVVLLSAEGPSTKDGVYSFCSGGDQNARGHQGYVGEDGQHRLNILEVQRLIRFMPKVVIAVVPGWAVGGGHSLHVVCDMTLASKEHAIFKQTDADVTSFDGGYGSAYLAKMVGQKKAREIFFLGRNYSAQEAFEMGMVNAVIPHDELEATAYEWAQEILQKSPTSIKMLKFAMNLTDDGMVGQQVFAGEATRLAYMTEEAKEGRNAFLEKRKPNFGENKWLP